The following coding sequences lie in one Pseudoxanthomonas sp. SE1 genomic window:
- a CDS encoding CTP synthase → MTPLIFVTGGVVSSLGKGIAAASLASILEARGLKVTMMKLDPYINVDPGTMSPFQHGEVYVTDDGAETDLDLGHYERFVRTRLSRKNSVTTGRIYENVIRKERRGDYLGATVQVIPHITDEIRRCIDEATEGFDVALVEIGGTVGDIESLPFLEAIRQIRTERGPEKALFMHLTLVPYVAAAGELKTKPTQHSVKELRSIGIQPDVLLCRSEQPIPDSERRKISLFTNVPERAVISVPDVDVLYRIPMGLHGQGLDEIVLRQFRIENAKSADLSEWEAAVDATLNPLDEVTIAVVGKYVDHQDAYKSVGEALKHGGLRQRTRVNLKWIEAQELEGTDMALLRGVDGILVPGGFGDRGFEGKVLTSRFAREQKLPYFGICYGMQAAVVDYARHVAGLTDANSTENDKQSPHPVIGLITEWRTATGDVEKRDERSDLGGTMRLGLQEQRLKPGTLARELYGKDVVAERHRHRYEFNNRYRTQLEDAGLVIAAKSMDDLLVEMVELPRTVHPWFLACQAHPEFLSTPRDGHPLFVGFIRAAREKKAGGKLLKEARA, encoded by the coding sequence ATGACTCCCCTGATTTTCGTTACCGGCGGCGTTGTGTCCTCGCTAGGCAAGGGCATCGCCGCCGCTTCGCTTGCGTCCATTCTCGAAGCACGTGGCCTGAAGGTCACGATGATGAAGCTGGACCCCTACATCAACGTCGACCCGGGCACCATGAGCCCGTTCCAGCACGGCGAGGTGTACGTCACCGACGACGGCGCCGAGACCGATCTGGATCTCGGCCACTACGAGCGCTTCGTGCGCACGCGCCTGAGCCGCAAGAACTCGGTCACCACCGGCCGGATCTACGAGAACGTGATCCGCAAGGAGCGCCGCGGCGACTACCTGGGCGCCACGGTGCAGGTGATTCCGCACATCACCGACGAGATCCGCCGCTGCATCGACGAAGCCACCGAAGGTTTCGACGTGGCACTGGTGGAGATCGGCGGCACGGTGGGCGACATCGAGTCGCTGCCGTTCCTGGAAGCGATTCGCCAGATCCGCACCGAGCGCGGCCCCGAGAAGGCCCTCTTCATGCACCTGACGCTGGTGCCGTACGTGGCGGCAGCAGGCGAGCTGAAGACCAAGCCGACGCAGCATTCGGTGAAGGAATTGCGCTCGATCGGCATTCAGCCCGACGTGCTGCTGTGCCGTTCGGAGCAGCCGATCCCGGATTCCGAGCGCCGCAAGATCTCGCTGTTCACCAACGTGCCCGAGCGCGCCGTCATCAGCGTGCCGGACGTGGATGTGCTGTACCGCATCCCGATGGGTCTGCACGGGCAGGGCCTGGACGAGATCGTCCTGCGCCAGTTCCGCATCGAGAACGCCAAGTCTGCAGACCTGTCCGAGTGGGAAGCGGCGGTCGATGCCACGCTCAATCCGTTGGACGAGGTGACCATCGCCGTCGTCGGCAAGTACGTCGACCACCAGGACGCCTACAAGTCCGTGGGCGAGGCACTCAAACACGGCGGTCTGCGCCAGCGGACGCGCGTCAACCTGAAGTGGATCGAGGCGCAGGAGCTGGAAGGCACCGACATGGCGCTGCTGCGGGGCGTGGACGGGATCCTGGTGCCAGGCGGCTTCGGCGACCGTGGCTTCGAAGGCAAGGTGCTGACCTCGCGTTTCGCGCGCGAGCAGAAGCTGCCGTACTTCGGTATCTGCTATGGCATGCAGGCGGCGGTGGTCGACTACGCCCGCCACGTCGCCGGCCTGACTGACGCCAACAGTACCGAGAACGACAAGCAGTCGCCGCATCCGGTGATCGGCCTGATCACCGAATGGCGCACCGCGACGGGTGATGTCGAGAAGCGCGACGAGCGCTCCGATCTGGGCGGCACCATGCGCCTGGGTCTGCAGGAGCAGCGCCTGAAGCCGGGCACGCTGGCGCGCGAACTCTATGGCAAGGACGTGGTGGCCGAGCGCCACCGTCACCGCTACGAGTTCAACAACCGCTACCGCACGCAACTGGAAGACGCCGGCCTGGTCATCGCGGCCAAGTCGATGGACGACCTGCTGGTGGAGATGGTGGAACTGCCGCGCACCGTGCATCCGTGGTTCCTGGCCTGCCAGGCGCATCCGGAATTCCTGTCCACGCCGCGCGACGGACATCCGCTGTTCGTCGGCTTCATCCGCGCCGCGCGCGAGAAGAAGGCGGGCGGCAAACTGTTGAAGGAAGCGCGGGCGTGA
- the parE gene encoding DNA topoisomerase IV subunit B — translation MSSRYNAADIEVLSGLDPVKRRPGMYTDTSRPNHLAQEVIDNAVDEALAGHAGSIEVTLFKDGSCEVSDDGRGMPVDIHPEEKIPGVELILTRLHAGGKFSNKNYTFSGGLHGVGVSVVNALSTLVEVHIKREGSEHRITFRNGDRATPLEVVGSVGRKNTGTRVRFWADPKYFDTPKFNVRALKHLLRAKAVLCPGLNVTLFDEASGERDSWHFEDGLRDYLRGEMAGRDLLPPDIFVGQLKKDSEVVDWAVAWVPEGELVQESYVNLIPTAQHGTHVNGLRSGLTDALREFCDFRNLLPRGVKLAPEDVWDRVAFVLSLKMTDPQFSGQTKERLSSRQAAGFIEGAAHDAFSLWLNQHVELGEKIAQIAIERASARLKTEKQVVRKKVTQGPALPGKLADCISQDLSRTELFLVEGDSAGGSAKQARDKDFQAILPLRGKILNTWEVASTSVLASDEVHNLAIAIGCDPGKDDISGLRYGKVVILADADSDGLHIATLLAALFLRHFPALVQAGHVFVAMPPLFRVDVGKQVFYALDEEEKRLLLEKIEREKIRGQVNTTRFKGLGEMNPAQLRESTIHPDTRRLVQLTVDDSLQTHGLMDMLLAKKRAGDRKTWLEAKGDLASLEV, via the coding sequence ATGAGCAGCCGCTACAACGCCGCCGACATCGAAGTCCTTTCCGGCCTTGATCCCGTCAAGCGCCGTCCGGGCATGTACACGGACACCTCGCGCCCGAACCACCTGGCGCAGGAGGTCATCGACAACGCAGTGGACGAGGCCCTCGCCGGCCACGCCGGCAGCATCGAGGTCACCCTGTTCAAGGATGGCAGCTGCGAGGTCAGCGACGACGGTCGCGGCATGCCTGTGGACATCCATCCCGAAGAGAAGATCCCGGGCGTGGAACTGATCCTCACCCGTCTGCATGCGGGCGGCAAGTTCAGCAACAAGAACTACACCTTCTCCGGCGGCCTGCACGGCGTGGGCGTCAGCGTGGTCAACGCGCTGTCCACGCTGGTGGAAGTGCACATCAAGCGCGAGGGCAGCGAGCACCGCATCACCTTCCGCAACGGCGACCGCGCCACGCCGCTGGAAGTGGTCGGCAGCGTGGGCAGGAAGAACACCGGTACCCGCGTCCGCTTCTGGGCCGACCCGAAATACTTCGACACGCCGAAGTTCAACGTGCGCGCACTCAAGCACCTGCTGCGCGCCAAGGCCGTGCTGTGCCCGGGCCTGAACGTCACCCTGTTCGACGAGGCAAGTGGTGAACGCGACAGCTGGCATTTCGAAGACGGCCTGCGCGACTACCTGCGGGGTGAAATGGCGGGCCGCGACCTGCTGCCGCCGGACATCTTCGTCGGTCAGCTGAAGAAGGACAGCGAGGTCGTCGACTGGGCCGTGGCCTGGGTGCCGGAAGGCGAACTGGTGCAGGAAAGCTACGTCAACCTGATTCCCACCGCCCAGCACGGCACGCACGTCAACGGCTTGCGCAGCGGCCTGACCGATGCGTTGCGCGAGTTCTGCGATTTCCGCAACCTGCTGCCGCGCGGCGTGAAACTGGCGCCGGAAGACGTGTGGGACCGCGTGGCCTTCGTGCTGTCGCTGAAGATGACCGATCCGCAGTTCAGTGGCCAGACCAAGGAACGCCTTTCCTCACGCCAGGCCGCCGGCTTCATCGAAGGTGCGGCCCATGATGCCTTCAGTCTGTGGCTGAACCAGCACGTGGAGCTTGGCGAGAAGATCGCGCAGATCGCCATCGAGCGCGCCAGCGCGCGCCTGAAGACCGAGAAGCAGGTCGTCCGCAAGAAGGTCACTCAGGGCCCTGCCCTGCCCGGCAAGCTGGCCGACTGCATCAGCCAGGACCTCTCGCGCACCGAGCTGTTCCTGGTGGAGGGCGACTCCGCAGGCGGCAGTGCCAAGCAGGCGCGCGACAAGGATTTCCAGGCCATCCTGCCGCTGCGCGGCAAGATCCTGAATACCTGGGAAGTGGCAAGCACCTCGGTGCTCGCCTCCGACGAAGTGCACAACCTGGCCATCGCCATCGGTTGCGATCCCGGCAAGGACGACATCAGCGGGCTGCGCTACGGCAAGGTCGTGATCCTGGCCGACGCAGACTCCGACGGCCTGCATATCGCCACCCTGCTGGCTGCCCTGTTCCTGCGTCACTTCCCGGCGCTGGTGCAGGCGGGCCACGTGTTCGTCGCCATGCCGCCGCTGTTCCGCGTGGACGTGGGCAAGCAGGTGTTCTATGCGCTGGACGAGGAAGAGAAGCGCCTGCTGCTGGAGAAGATCGAGCGCGAGAAGATCCGCGGCCAGGTCAACACGACCCGCTTCAAGGGTCTCGGCGAAATGAACCCCGCCCAGTTGCGCGAATCCACCATCCACCCCGACACGCGGCGGCTGGTGCAGCTGACCGTGGACGACAGCCTGCAGACGCACGGCCTGATGGACATGCTGCTGGCCAAGAAGCGTGCGGGCGACCGCAAGACCTGGCTGGAAGCGAAGGGCGACCTGGCTTCCCTCGAAGTCTGA
- a CDS encoding carboxylate-amine ligase produces MAQTPPHNAHPYTFGLEEEYFLVRSNGRRLRHMPRRFFEECRDTLGDRCGSEMLQTQVEVQTRVHDDPAVAESDLLALRRGVGGIAHKHGLGILAAGTHPSAQWRGQRSTDKPHYDQVMDELQMLGHRNLLCGLHVHVQPADPSSRVGLMARMQPFLPLLLAFSTSSPFWMGHATGLMGYRQTAYQEIPRTGLPPLFRDQAEYDRYVQRMVDGRAIPDASFLWWALRPSLAFPTLELRVTDACTDPRDALAIAQLFRCLVRHLDRRPALHAELGTGDQAVIAENLWRAQRYGFDAGLIDLGSRRLVSVREMLDNTLDALADDIDALACRPQIERFWCILDEGTSAHRQLQLHRERRLAGDTHAEALDHVVQWLARASVVA; encoded by the coding sequence ATGGCGCAGACACCACCGCACAACGCCCACCCCTACACCTTCGGACTCGAGGAGGAATACTTCCTCGTGCGCAGCAACGGCCGGCGCCTGCGGCACATGCCACGCCGCTTCTTCGAGGAATGCCGCGACACGCTGGGGGACCGCTGCGGCAGCGAGATGCTGCAGACCCAGGTCGAAGTGCAGACCCGGGTACACGATGATCCCGCCGTCGCGGAGTCCGATCTGCTGGCGTTGCGTCGCGGGGTTGGTGGTATTGCGCACAAGCATGGCTTGGGGATCCTGGCGGCCGGCACGCATCCCTCGGCGCAGTGGCGCGGCCAACGCAGCACCGACAAACCGCACTACGACCAGGTGATGGATGAGTTGCAGATGCTCGGTCACCGCAACCTGTTGTGCGGACTGCACGTGCACGTGCAACCTGCCGATCCTTCGTCGCGTGTCGGGCTGATGGCGCGCATGCAACCCTTCCTGCCGTTGCTGCTGGCGTTCAGTACGTCGTCACCGTTCTGGATGGGGCACGCCACCGGGCTGATGGGATATCGGCAAACCGCCTATCAGGAGATCCCGCGAACCGGGCTGCCACCGCTGTTCCGCGACCAAGCGGAATATGATCGCTACGTGCAACGCATGGTCGACGGCCGTGCCATCCCGGATGCGAGCTTCCTGTGGTGGGCACTACGGCCCTCGCTCGCCTTTCCCACGCTGGAACTGCGCGTCACCGACGCGTGCACCGATCCGCGCGACGCACTGGCGATCGCGCAGCTGTTCCGCTGCCTGGTACGGCACCTGGATCGCAGGCCTGCCCTGCATGCGGAACTGGGGACCGGCGACCAGGCCGTGATTGCGGAGAACCTGTGGCGCGCGCAGCGGTACGGCTTTGATGCAGGACTGATCGACCTGGGCAGCCGGCGCCTGGTCTCCGTGCGCGAGATGCTGGACAACACGCTCGATGCCCTGGCCGACGACATCGACGCGCTGGCATGCCGGCCACAGATCGAACGCTTCTGGTGCATCCTCGACGAAGGCACCAGCGCCCATCGGCAACTGCAACTGCACCGCGAACGCCGCCTGGCCGGCGACACGCATGCCGAGGCCCTCGACCATGTGGTGCAATGGCTCGCGCGCGCAAGCGTCGTTGCGTGA
- a CDS encoding DMT family transporter → MEAPAARQYLNAVSRSGLLLAALGAIAFSGKAIIVKLGYRYGADAVTLLALRMLVAFPFFLLMGVWAARRSAALSKDDLGRILLLGFLGYYLASFLDFAGLAHITATLERLILYLTPTLVALIGWLAYRKRISRRQAWALGVSYAGVALAFGHDLQAGGSNIALGSMLVFGSALAYALYLVGSGEVVARVGAVRLTAYASSVASVLCLLQFLLLRPLGALVLPWEVYALSLVNGTLCTVLPVLAVMMAVARIGSALAAQVGMIGPVSTIVLSLLLLGEPMGPWQVAGTVLVMAGVFVVSQQKAIAR, encoded by the coding sequence GTGGAAGCACCAGCGGCGCGACAATACCTGAACGCGGTCAGCCGTTCCGGCCTGCTGCTGGCCGCGCTGGGTGCCATCGCCTTTTCCGGCAAGGCGATCATCGTCAAGCTGGGCTATCGCTACGGCGCCGACGCAGTGACGTTGCTGGCGCTACGCATGCTGGTCGCGTTTCCGTTCTTCCTGCTGATGGGGGTGTGGGCCGCGCGGCGCAGCGCGGCGCTGTCGAAGGACGACCTGGGCAGAATCCTGCTGTTGGGTTTCCTCGGTTACTACCTGGCCAGCTTCCTCGACTTCGCGGGTCTGGCCCACATCACCGCCACGCTGGAGCGGTTGATCCTGTACCTCACGCCGACGCTGGTGGCGCTGATCGGCTGGCTGGCGTACCGCAAGCGCATCTCGCGCAGGCAGGCGTGGGCGCTGGGGGTCAGCTATGCCGGCGTGGCCCTGGCGTTCGGTCATGACCTGCAGGCAGGCGGGTCCAACATCGCGCTTGGCAGCATGTTGGTATTCGGCAGCGCGCTGGCTTATGCGCTCTATCTTGTCGGCAGTGGCGAAGTGGTCGCACGCGTCGGCGCGGTACGCCTGACCGCATACGCCAGCAGTGTGGCCAGCGTGCTTTGCCTGCTGCAGTTCCTGCTGCTCCGGCCGCTCGGCGCGCTGGTGCTGCCGTGGGAGGTGTACGCGCTGTCGCTGGTCAACGGTACGCTGTGTACGGTATTGCCGGTGCTGGCGGTCATGATGGCCGTGGCCCGGATCGGTTCTGCACTGGCAGCGCAGGTCGGCATGATCGGCCCGGTGTCGACCATCGTGCTCAGCCTGCTGCTGCTGGGCGAACCGATGGGTCCCTGGCAGGTCGCGGGGACGGTACTGGTGATGGCAGGTGTTTTCGTGGTGTCGCAGCAGAAGGCCATCGCGCGCTGA
- the hutG gene encoding N-formylglutamate deformylase, with protein sequence MDTYTLHRGTAPLLISLPHHGTALPDDLTARLTTEARRVPDTDWHVAELYAFARGLGASIIVPAYSRYVVDLNRPEDDVSLYPGQNTTGLCPTVRFSGESVYLPGQEPTPEEIAARVDTYWRPYHRALRAEIARLHEAHGRVVVWEGHSIRSEVPFLFEGRLPDFNLGTAGGASCSPALQHALEGVLASQADFSFVINGRFRGGYITRHYADVAHGIQAVQLELAQLNYMDEDSFAYLPERAARTQVLIRRLLECTLA encoded by the coding sequence ATGGACACCTATACCCTGCATCGCGGCACGGCGCCGCTGCTCATCAGCCTGCCGCACCATGGCACCGCGCTGCCGGACGACCTCACGGCGCGCCTGACCACGGAGGCACGCCGCGTGCCGGATACCGACTGGCATGTCGCCGAGTTGTATGCCTTCGCACGCGGACTGGGCGCCTCGATCATCGTGCCTGCGTACTCGCGCTATGTGGTGGACCTCAATCGGCCCGAGGATGATGTCTCGCTCTATCCGGGCCAGAACACCACCGGCCTGTGCCCCACCGTGCGTTTCAGCGGCGAGTCCGTCTATCTGCCAGGACAGGAGCCGACGCCGGAGGAAATCGCGGCACGCGTGGACACCTACTGGCGCCCCTATCATCGAGCCCTGCGGGCCGAGATCGCGCGCCTCCACGAAGCGCACGGGCGCGTCGTGGTGTGGGAAGGCCACTCCATCCGCAGCGAGGTGCCCTTTCTGTTCGAGGGTCGCTTGCCGGATTTCAATCTCGGTACCGCCGGTGGAGCGAGTTGTTCGCCGGCCCTGCAGCACGCACTGGAAGGCGTGCTTGCGTCGCAGGCGGACTTCAGCTTCGTCATCAACGGTCGATTCCGCGGTGGCTACATCACCCGTCACTACGCCGATGTCGCCCATGGCATCCAGGCGGTGCAGCTCGAACTGGCGCAGCTGAACTACATGGACGAGGACAGCTTCGCCTACCTGCCCGAGCGTGCCGCACGCACGCAGGTGCTCATCCGCCGCCTGCTGGAATGCACGCTGGCGTGA
- the gorA gene encoding glutathione-disulfide reductase — MKPQEFDLIVVGGGSGGLAGAFRAASHGAKVALLEPRELGGTCVNVGCVPKKAMWLAAELSQKIALASSLGFDVAPPTLDWKEFIVHRQRYIAGIHASYRKRLDESGVVLMPCHGRFSDAYTVVNADGVALQGRQVLIATGGRPSRPQIPGAGLGMVSDDFFNLCAAPPRVAIVGGGYVAVELAGVLQALGSQVELFVRGQRLLDGFDEQITAELADDMRQHGVRLHFGHAVAALEEASGGGVTVLAVDGTRSERFDGLIFATGRTPNTSGMGLENAGVATDARGFVQVDAYQNTSVDGICALGDVTGQAALTPVAIAAARRLMDRIFGGQADAKLDYRNIATVVFSHPPVGKVGLTEAEARACFGDEVSVYATRFRPMLHALADSPQRSLFKLVCTGDDRRVVGLHLLGEGADEMLQGFAVALKKGITLADLHDTMAIHPTSAEEVVLLR; from the coding sequence ATGAAGCCGCAGGAATTCGACCTGATCGTGGTGGGGGGCGGCTCGGGTGGTCTGGCCGGCGCGTTCCGCGCGGCATCGCACGGCGCGAAAGTGGCCTTGCTGGAACCCAGGGAGCTGGGAGGCACCTGCGTCAACGTGGGCTGCGTGCCCAAGAAGGCGATGTGGCTGGCGGCCGAACTGTCGCAGAAGATCGCCTTGGCATCGTCGCTGGGTTTCGACGTCGCACCGCCCACGCTGGACTGGAAGGAGTTCATCGTGCATCGCCAGCGCTACATCGCCGGCATCCATGCCAGCTATCGCAAGCGGCTGGATGAAAGTGGCGTGGTGCTGATGCCCTGCCATGGCCGGTTCAGCGACGCGTACACCGTGGTCAACGCAGATGGCGTGGCGCTGCAAGGCAGGCAGGTGCTGATTGCGACCGGGGGGCGGCCATCGCGACCGCAGATTCCCGGCGCCGGACTCGGCATGGTCTCGGATGACTTCTTCAACCTGTGCGCGGCGCCACCCCGCGTGGCGATCGTGGGAGGCGGCTACGTGGCGGTCGAACTGGCCGGTGTGTTGCAGGCGCTGGGCAGCCAGGTGGAACTTTTCGTGCGCGGCCAACGCCTCTTGGACGGCTTCGACGAGCAGATCACCGCGGAGCTGGCGGACGACATGCGCCAGCACGGGGTGCGTCTGCATTTCGGACATGCCGTGGCAGCGTTGGAAGAGGCATCCGGGGGCGGAGTGACGGTATTGGCGGTGGACGGGACGCGCAGCGAGCGCTTCGATGGGCTGATCTTCGCGACGGGGCGTACACCCAACACATCCGGCATGGGGTTGGAGAATGCGGGGGTGGCGACCGATGCGCGCGGATTCGTCCAGGTGGACGCGTACCAGAACACCTCCGTCGACGGGATCTGTGCCCTGGGCGACGTGACGGGACAGGCGGCACTGACGCCCGTGGCGATCGCAGCGGCACGCCGCCTGATGGACCGAATCTTCGGTGGCCAGGCCGATGCGAAGCTGGACTATCGCAACATCGCCACCGTGGTGTTCTCGCATCCGCCTGTCGGAAAAGTGGGGCTGACCGAAGCCGAGGCGCGTGCCTGCTTCGGCGATGAGGTGAGCGTATATGCGACGCGCTTCAGGCCGATGCTGCATGCACTGGCCGATTCGCCGCAGCGCAGCCTGTTCAAGCTGGTCTGCACGGGCGACGACCGGCGCGTGGTCGGCCTGCATCTGCTGGGCGAAGGGGCTGACGAAATGCTGCAAGGGTTCGCGGTGGCGTTGAAGAAGGGCATCACCCTGGCCGACCTGCACGACACGATGGCCATCCATCCCACCAGCGCCGAGGAAGTGGTGCTCCTGCGCTGA
- a CDS encoding FAD-dependent oxidoreductase translates to MNVPSDDVLVIGGGAIGLATALALLESGRSVRVLDAARVGSGASHGNCGTITPSHAPPLAAPGVLVQALRWMFTPDAPLYLKPRVDPALWHWLLRFAARCNLRDWRRSTQARAALLNDARGRLADWVDRYRLDCEFEEEGLDYVFRDPRRFQRHVDECAVLAEFGIATQVFGGRDYEREEPAMLPGVAGAIRFPGDARLRPDRYVAELARVVRERGGILEEHCRVERLETISTGVRLTTAQGTRAGHDAVIALGAWTPAFARALGLKAPIQPGKGYSITYARPVRVPRHPMVLKDRSVCVTVWESGFRLGSTMEFSGLDDTLNETRLAALERGAREFLREPFGAEVHERWYGWRPMTWDDLPLLGRAPGHRHVWMAAGHGMLGISMSTATGQLMADLMMGRTPAFDPLPYRPERFA, encoded by the coding sequence GTGAATGTTCCCAGCGACGACGTCCTGGTTATCGGCGGTGGCGCCATCGGGCTGGCGACCGCATTGGCGCTGCTCGAATCAGGCCGTAGCGTGCGCGTGCTGGATGCCGCCCGCGTCGGTAGCGGTGCCTCGCATGGCAATTGCGGCACCATCACGCCCAGCCACGCGCCGCCCCTGGCCGCGCCGGGCGTGCTGGTACAGGCATTGCGGTGGATGTTCACGCCGGATGCGCCGCTATACCTCAAGCCCCGCGTCGATCCCGCGCTGTGGCACTGGCTGCTGCGCTTCGCCGCCCGCTGCAACCTGCGTGATTGGCGCCGCAGCACGCAGGCGCGTGCCGCATTGCTCAACGATGCGCGAGGCCGGCTGGCGGACTGGGTAGACCGCTATCGACTGGACTGCGAGTTCGAGGAGGAGGGACTCGACTATGTGTTCCGCGATCCACGCAGATTCCAGCGTCATGTGGACGAATGCGCGGTGCTGGCGGAATTCGGCATTGCCACGCAGGTGTTCGGCGGCAGGGACTACGAGCGGGAGGAACCCGCCATGCTGCCCGGCGTCGCGGGCGCCATCCGGTTTCCCGGCGATGCGCGGCTGCGGCCGGACCGTTATGTCGCTGAGCTTGCACGCGTGGTGCGGGAGCGCGGGGGGATCCTCGAAGAACACTGTCGCGTGGAGAGGCTCGAAACGATCTCCACCGGCGTACGGCTGACAACGGCGCAGGGCACGCGCGCGGGACATGATGCCGTCATCGCGCTGGGCGCCTGGACGCCCGCGTTCGCGCGCGCGCTGGGATTGAAGGCGCCCATCCAGCCCGGCAAGGGTTATTCGATCACCTATGCGCGGCCGGTGCGCGTACCGCGTCACCCGATGGTGCTGAAGGATCGCTCGGTCTGCGTGACCGTATGGGAAAGCGGCTTCCGCCTGGGCAGCACGATGGAGTTCTCGGGCCTTGACGACACGCTCAACGAGACGCGGCTGGCTGCCCTCGAGCGCGGCGCACGCGAGTTCCTGCGTGAGCCCTTCGGTGCCGAAGTGCACGAGCGCTGGTACGGGTGGCGGCCGATGACGTGGGATGATCTTCCGCTGCTGGGGCGTGCGCCCGGCCATCGTCACGTGTGGATGGCGGCCGGCCACGGCATGCTCGGCATCAGCATGAGTACGGCGACCGGTCAGTTGATGGCCGATCTGATGATGGGCCGCACCCCGGCGTTCGATCCCTTGCCTTACCGACCGGAGCGATTTGCATGA
- a CDS encoding DUF418 domain-containing protein encodes MKATITDNLAPIAVAERIEAMDVLRGFALFGILLMNLEGFVGPVLASGTGLDPKLVGMDRTVDLLVYVLVQGKFYTLFSLLFGMGFAVMSQRAEQASRPFAGVYWRRGLVLLALGAVHALFVWAGDILMMYALCSFLLLAFRPLPYRWYVWLGLGAYAMPIGFMFLMGGMGSLLAGTEGWDKAMGEIGTQMQALVDNERVAYGSGSYVDATWQRLKSTGMLLSNITMFGFIAFGLFLLGAWFVRSGAIARPGEFPRMYATLRWVAWPLGLLAMLGSVTLAPTMDFATFNLRMSTAFALQMLANLLMCLGYVAWVMRALASPPWQRSLAWLAPAGRMALTNYLMQSLVCTWIFYGYGLGYFEQLPRAWQPVFALVLFGLQVALSRLWLSRFRFGPVEWLWRSLTYAKLQPLRLRAA; translated from the coding sequence ATGAAGGCGACGATCACGGACAACCTGGCGCCCATCGCGGTGGCCGAGCGCATCGAAGCGATGGATGTGCTGCGCGGCTTCGCGCTGTTCGGCATCCTGCTGATGAATCTGGAAGGCTTCGTGGGGCCGGTGCTGGCGTCGGGTACGGGCCTGGACCCGAAGCTCGTGGGGATGGACCGCACCGTCGACCTGCTGGTGTACGTGCTGGTGCAAGGCAAGTTCTACACGCTGTTCTCGCTGTTGTTCGGCATGGGTTTCGCCGTGATGTCGCAGCGTGCCGAACAGGCGTCACGGCCCTTCGCAGGGGTGTACTGGCGCCGCGGCCTGGTGCTGCTCGCCCTGGGCGCGGTGCACGCACTCTTCGTGTGGGCTGGCGACATCCTGATGATGTACGCCCTGTGCTCGTTCCTGCTGCTGGCGTTCCGGCCATTGCCGTACCGCTGGTATGTCTGGCTCGGCCTGGGCGCATATGCCATGCCGATCGGCTTCATGTTCCTGATGGGCGGCATGGGCTCGCTGCTGGCGGGCACCGAAGGCTGGGACAAGGCCATGGGTGAGATCGGCACGCAGATGCAGGCGCTGGTCGACAACGAGCGTGTCGCGTACGGCAGTGGCAGCTATGTGGATGCCACCTGGCAGCGCCTGAAGAGCACGGGCATGTTGCTCAGCAACATCACCATGTTCGGCTTCATTGCGTTCGGTCTGTTCTTGCTGGGCGCGTGGTTCGTGCGCAGTGGCGCCATCGCGCGGCCCGGAGAATTTCCGCGCATGTACGCGACCCTGCGCTGGGTGGCATGGCCGCTGGGATTGCTGGCCATGCTCGGGTCGGTGACGCTGGCACCCACGATGGATTTCGCCACGTTCAACCTGCGGATGTCCACGGCATTCGCACTGCAGATGCTGGCGAACCTGCTGATGTGCCTGGGCTATGTCGCCTGGGTGATGCGCGCATTGGCATCCCCACCGTGGCAGCGGTCGCTCGCCTGGCTGGCGCCCGCGGGACGCATGGCGCTGACCAACTATCTGATGCAGTCGCTGGTGTGCACCTGGATCTTCTACGGATATGGCCTCGGCTACTTCGAGCAGTTGCCGCGCGCGTGGCAACCGGTGTTCGCACTGGTGCTGTTCGGCCTGCAGGTGGCGCTGAGCCGGCTCTGGCTGTCGCGGTTCCGGTTCGGTCCGGTCGAATGGCTGTGGCGTTCATTGACCTACGCGAAGCTGCAACCTTTGCGGCTTCGCGCCGCGTGA
- a CDS encoding peptidylprolyl isomerase, which yields MKIAKDSVVRFHYTVSEAGQEPIESSKDREPLAILIGHGNIIPGLESAMQDREAGESFGVDVAAVDAYGERRDGLSQRVPKKHFGNQRLVPGQQVVLQTNFGPRAVTIQKVGMSVVDVDLNHPMAGKDLHFDVEIVEVREASAEELEHGHVHGDGGHHH from the coding sequence ATGAAAATCGCAAAAGACAGCGTCGTCCGTTTCCATTACACCGTGTCCGAAGCCGGCCAGGAGCCGATCGAAAGCTCGAAGGACCGTGAGCCGCTGGCGATCCTGATCGGCCACGGCAACATCATCCCGGGCCTCGAGAGCGCCATGCAGGACCGCGAGGCAGGCGAGAGTTTCGGCGTGGACGTGGCGGCAGTGGATGCCTACGGCGAGCGTCGCGACGGCCTGAGCCAGCGCGTGCCCAAGAAGCACTTCGGCAACCAGCGCCTGGTGCCGGGACAGCAGGTCGTGCTGCAGACCAACTTCGGCCCGCGCGCCGTGACCATCCAGAAGGTCGGCATGAGCGTGGTGGACGTGGACCTCAACCACCCGATGGCCGGCAAGGACCTGCACTTCGACGTGGAGATCGTGGAAGTGCGCGAAGCCAGCGCCGAGGAGCTCGAGCACGGCCATGTGCACGGCGACGGTGGTCATCACCACTGA